The genomic interval TCCAGATACCACTCTTAGATATAGAGTGAATGATAGAATTGATGAAGAATGGTTTGGAAAGCAGGTAGAtttcagggttccaagaaacacccccaacaaaagaagactgaggcttgagtttcctcaaagttacattttattagagatgtcatattggtacatctgggaaaacctgaatgtgaaagtttccaggttttccctactcaaatgaaagttcaagtccctgcccagcacccgcatgtccatcacatgatccagtcAGGCACCATCCAttttttagaccagtgtttttcaaccttttttgtgcaaaggcacacttttttcatgaaaaaaatcacgaggcacaccaccattagaaaatgttaaaaaaaattaactctgtgcctatattgactatatataaagtaattttcccacggcacaccttacactatgtcacagtggttgaaaaacactgttttagactatatatcatccatactccatataatcccccctcccattttcccacagcagaaaatgtggcaggcctgaaggctcaATGTAaaagcttccaggtctgacagtagATTTCATGGGAATTAAATCAAAATATCCAGATCATGGTGGGCAAAGTGGTGGCAGTTCCTTGCTAGGTTGCCTTTAACTGACCTGAGCTCATACACTGGCTCACGCAAGCTTGAATCTGTACAGATGGAAATCGAGGGATGGTCTCTCTTTAATTAGTCAAAATCTGCCTTTCACTGAGCTGTGATTCTTCCAAAGAAGACATATGTAGTGTGTTTGGGGGAGGTCATATCGTCTGCCAGGAATCTGACAGACAATATTGTAGAAGGATACCTAGAAATATCAGACTAAATGATACAGCCATTCTTTATATGTAGAGAATGCATGCCTGTTCCATGTGGCTGCGTCCTTGAAGCTCATGGGCAAAGGGTCTCGTATTGGTCTTCAAGGATTCTGCTATTATTCTCTGCAGGAGAACCTGCATCTTAGATGAAAAATTGGCCAAGATTTTTCTAATGGAGGCAGATCACATAGGGCATGAGACCAAGAGAAACTGAGCCTCCtttagagaggaaagaagaatcaATCAATAGGACCTTCATTTGGGCATCTATTGAGTGAATTTCGGGTGCAATGGATCAAGGTTCTGTGGTAATAACCATAATCCAAGTCAGGACAGTACCTGAGTCAATTTTCTTCTGGACAACTCTCTATTTAAAGATGTCTTAATATGTTCTCAAGATCTCTGGCACAAGAAGCTAATTCTAAGAGGTCATAGTTGACTCTTTACTTTTCAGTAGACTTTTAAAGATTCTCATCCGAATTTGTTTGGTTTTTATACTGTACACAATGGGGTTCATAAGGGGTGGTACTAAAAGATAGACATTGGCCATGAGGATGTGAACAACCGGGGAAGCATTTTTCCCATATCGATGGATCATGGAGAGTCCAATCATTGGTGTATAGAAGGTTAGGACAGCACAGATATGGGAGATGCAGGTATTCAACGCCCGGAGACgctctgccttagaggcaatacttAACACGGTTTTGAGGATCATAACATATGACAAAACAAGCAATACAGAGTCAAGAACCATAGAAGACACCACTACCATCAAGCCATAGATGCTGCTAATTCTTCTGTCTGAGAGCACTACCTTCAGAATATCCTGGTGCAAGCAGAAAGAATAAGAGAGGACATTCATCCTTCCATACTCCAGACGCTTTAGGAGAAAGGAGGTTGGGAACACAAGTAAAGCAGCTCGAAGAGTCACTCCCACTCCAATCTTGATGACCATCTCATAGGTCAAAAGGCTTGTGTATCTCAGAGGGTTCCAGATGGCCACCAAGCGATCAAAGGCCATAGAGAGTAGAATACCAGACTCAACAATGGAGAAGGTATGGATGAAGTACATCTGGACCAAGCAGGCATCGAAATAGATCATACGGTGATTGAACCACAAGACACTTAGCATCGTGGGCAAAGAAGCAAAAGATAAGCCCAGGTCTGAGAGGGCCAGCAAAGAAAGGAAATAGTACATGGGCTCATGGAGTGTTTGATCTGTCTTGAGGACAAAGAGGATGGCGCAGTTCCCTGTAATGGCTATTAGGTACATGGAGCAGATAGGAATGGAAATCCAGAAGTGGTGTTTTTCTAATCCAGGAAAGCCTGTCAGGAGGAAAATTGGGGAGCTGTCAGTTTTATTAGAGGATGTCATAATGCTCCCCCAAGCCATATCTCCTGTAGTCTTTGATGTGTgctgtaaaaaaagaagaaagaaaaagaaagaaagaaaagaagtcaTGTGTTAAATGATCAACTCAAAGATCCTTACATCAAATATATTAATTTGAACACACTATAAAAAGACTCAACTCTCTGGAGAAGATTATAATACTGGGAaacatggaaggaaagagaagaagatgaccATCAACAAGGGAGATCAACTGAGATACAAAGGGGCTGGGGACAGATCATTGTGGAGAAAATCTATGGAAATCAAATGGAGTTGCTAAGAGTCAGACAGCAATTGGGGGCACATAATcaattgatttattacatttttatattaccTGACTTCCAGTGACTCTGGGAGGCTGCAAAAGCTACACGAAACCTATTTTCTCAAACTTacagtttttttccaaaatgtaccatattttatGTACAGTGAATGTATTACCCTTCACAACTATGCAATaacaatttaaatttttaaaaggagAACAATGAAAAAACATAATGGgtaattatataataaaatgaaggtAAATGACTTTGGTTAATTGCAATTTAAGATTAAAAGATAATAGTGGGTCAAGATTGGGATCAATAGTTTTGGAGATcactcttttttcctctttctggaTGAGAGGAACATTTGGTCTCTTCTAGTATCTCCTTCAGAATACGTTTGGCATTCTGGTGAAGGCACTCAGCTAGAAATCgaagactatgaattctagttcttaggcacaaagccatctgGAGCCTCTTGGTCTGGTCCCCACTCTCAGCCTCAGGAacgagacaatggcaaaccactttggaaatcttgccaagaaaatggcaaAGATTTGTCCAGGATTAGACACAAttcaatagaagaaaaaaaagagtaccTCCTTAGTTCTCCAGTCATTCTCTAAGTTTCCAACAGCTCTTCAGGCAGTTCCTTTAGTATCCCATAAGAAGAATGTCCTTTATTAGACCTGGGGACTCAAATCAGCTGGGTGATCCTTTTTCACATCTTTTCTGATCTGTactgttttttattcttttcagtaTTGCAGCAGTTCATCCTTCCATGTAGAGATCATCAGCCCAGACAACTCCTCCCTGGTCCAAGAAAGGACCCTGCAATATCCACCAGGCAAGAGTTTTTATATGAGGGAGGTGTTGGCTGCTTATATCGGAGAAAACTGCCTCTGGGAGCTACTCAAGGCAATGTTCTTTGCCCATGTTGTCTCTAAAGAATTCCCGGGATCAACAGTGAGAAAATATGTAGCTTGGGTCGAATTGTAGATCCCTTGGTGCacttgagcttgcttgttttcctaaAGAGCtgttttcattatccaactaggtaacatcttcagtggtagCTAGAATTCCAGGGAACCCAGCTATTAATCAGATTTATGCCCAGCAGACTGAAAAGCAAACACTGATGACAGCTCACTATCAAGAGCAACTCTGGCTggcttacaatacaataaaaatagaagtgtaaaaacaattataaatataggacaattctcagtcattcaagtcAAGCTTGTCCCAAAGATGCCCTTTCAagggacaactggactttctggtttttctttgaagatgtttcatatctcatccaagaagtttcttcagctctgactggatggtgggaaatggaagaatttatactccttgcagacagctggtcatttgcattattttagtgagtcgttaaggtcacctggagctccacacccatttgcaccactcag from Thamnophis elegans isolate rThaEle1 chromosome 6, rThaEle1.pri, whole genome shotgun sequence carries:
- the LOC116510279 gene encoding olfactory receptor 51G2-like, with translation MTSSNKTDSSPIFLLTGFPGLEKHHFWISIPICSMYLIAITGNCAILFVLKTDQTLHEPMYYFLSLLALSDLGLSFASLPTMLSVLWFNHRMIYFDACLVQMYFIHTFSIVESGILLSMAFDRLVAIWNPLRYTSLLTYEMVIKIGVGVTLRAALLVFPTSFLLKRLEYGRMNVLSYSFCLHQDILKVVLSDRRISSIYGLMVVVSSMVLDSVLLVLSYVMILKTVLSIASKAERLRALNTCISHICAVLTFYTPMIGLSMIHRYGKNASPVVHILMANVYLLVPPLMNPIVYSIKTKQIRMRIFKSLLKSKESTMTS